A window of the Butyricimonas virosa genome harbors these coding sequences:
- a CDS encoding RagB/SusD family nutrient uptake outer membrane protein codes for MRKLYLVFGMALIFCLSGCNDWLDVRQETEQKEEEQFATYKGFCDALTGCYMTLGDKAVYGEKLTMSNIESLANLWNPFTTDPGTERSADYYLSLHDYESNAAREAMQSVWSKLFNVIVQANVIIKHVEENKDVFDSEAARSVILGEAYAIRAYCQLDVLRLFGQVPQKATIQVRLPYSETTAFDEKPTYYAFEDYVSKLKYDLNQAESLLKDNDPIFEYTFSQLNFPTSNLLDDSYLYYRQARFNYWAVKALQARTYLYLGEKELAYGAAMAVISAKGSDGNPVMTLSGASDIVGQGYKACPNECLLYLSKYDIKSVANILIGGNDVRANSTRLYITATQLADLFKGQETDSHNRYRYVWNRNVKDAANKSCAAILKYYFADNASNQMLYYQIIPMLRMSEVYLIAIETTKNLVEANQLYADYMRDRDVVLNENAFGSLDDVQGIIVDEYRREFFAEGQTFYMYKRLNIKDVLWYTKGLTEQDYVLWKCVSTEFNA; via the coding sequence ATGAGAAAATTATATTTAGTGTTCGGGATGGCGTTGATCTTTTGTTTGTCTGGTTGTAATGATTGGCTGGATGTGCGTCAGGAGACGGAGCAGAAGGAGGAGGAACAGTTTGCCACGTACAAGGGATTTTGCGATGCGTTGACGGGATGTTACATGACGTTAGGAGATAAGGCTGTTTACGGGGAGAAGTTGACAATGAGTAATATCGAGTCGTTGGCAAATCTGTGGAATCCGTTCACAACGGATCCGGGAACGGAGCGTTCTGCCGATTATTATCTGTCATTGCATGATTACGAGAGTAATGCCGCCAGGGAGGCCATGCAGTCTGTTTGGTCGAAGTTGTTTAATGTGATCGTGCAGGCTAATGTGATTATTAAGCATGTAGAGGAGAATAAGGATGTATTTGATAGTGAGGCCGCTCGTTCAGTGATTTTGGGAGAGGCTTACGCTATTCGAGCTTATTGTCAGTTGGATGTGTTGCGTTTGTTCGGGCAAGTTCCTCAAAAGGCGACTATACAGGTTCGTTTGCCTTACTCGGAGACAACGGCTTTTGATGAGAAACCGACGTATTATGCTTTTGAAGATTATGTTTCCAAGTTGAAGTATGATTTAAATCAGGCGGAGTCTTTATTGAAAGATAATGATCCGATTTTTGAATATACGTTTTCACAGTTGAATTTTCCGACATCTAATTTATTGGATGATAGTTATCTGTATTATCGTCAAGCTCGTTTTAATTATTGGGCCGTGAAGGCGTTACAGGCGCGGACATATCTTTATTTAGGTGAAAAGGAGTTGGCTTATGGTGCGGCTATGGCTGTTATCTCGGCAAAGGGTTCGGACGGGAATCCGGTTATGACGTTAAGCGGTGCTTCCGATATTGTAGGGCAGGGGTATAAGGCTTGCCCGAACGAGTGTTTGCTCTATTTGAGTAAATATGATATCAAGTCTGTGGCCAATATATTGATCGGGGGAAATGATGTTCGGGCTAATTCGACTCGTCTGTACATAACGGCAACCCAGTTGGCTGATTTGTTCAAAGGACAGGAAACTGATTCTCATAATCGTTATCGTTATGTTTGGAATCGTAATGTCAAGGATGCAGCTAATAAGTCTTGTGCAGCGATTTTGAAATATTATTTTGCGGATAATGCGAGTAACCAGATGTTGTATTATCAAATAATCCCGATGTTGCGGATGTCTGAAGTGTATTTAATTGCTATCGAGACAACGAAGAATTTAGTGGAAGCGAATCAATTGTACGCGGATTATATGCGGGATCGTGATGTCGTTTTAAATGAAAACGCTTTCGGTTCGTTAGATGACGTGCAGGGGATAATCGTGGATGAATATAGACGGGAATTTTTTGCGGAAGGACAGACATTTTATATGTACAAACGTTTAAATATCAAAGATGTACTTTGGTATACAAAGGGGCTGACAGAACAGGATTATGTGTTGTGGAAATGCGTGAGTACCGAGTTTAATGCTTAA
- a CDS encoding thioredoxin domain-containing protein, translating into MKKIFLILLGLALFYPALAQTNFRDVTYKEAIAAAKAEKKQVFIDFYTSWCGPCKMMMKNVFPLKEVGDYLNARFVCVKIDAEKGEGPELAKRYKVKAYPTFVAIDPDEEVLMTKEGGTFDGGEFIGSIDRLINPDKSPERLQQRYEGGERSADLVSAYAGMKMEQVYQNRRPDMSKKDEAFNIVQDYFNGLNDRERLKEENLFIYASFTESPMDAIAQYMIANRDKFTPAIKDRIEDRIATLYKMEIQKYITAQEPFDQQQYDALKKGVLDLGLNKDNYYTEAFRMIECYGKGDLNAFLSLLEKEYGELNREYKASMMYNYAQLFTTGDEAVKARAVKFLRSLLVDMDAGMLMFVAQQLLILEGKIH; encoded by the coding sequence ATGAAAAAGATATTTTTGATATTACTGGGCTTGGCCTTGTTTTATCCGGCTTTGGCACAGACGAATTTTCGTGATGTTACTTACAAGGAGGCTATCGCTGCCGCTAAAGCGGAGAAGAAACAGGTGTTTATAGATTTTTACACGTCTTGGTGCGGGCCGTGCAAGATGATGATGAAGAATGTATTTCCATTGAAGGAGGTGGGTGATTATCTGAATGCCAGGTTTGTGTGTGTGAAGATTGACGCGGAGAAAGGCGAGGGGCCGGAACTGGCTAAACGGTACAAGGTGAAAGCGTATCCGACTTTTGTGGCGATTGATCCCGACGAGGAAGTGTTGATGACAAAGGAGGGAGGAACTTTTGACGGGGGAGAGTTTATCGGAAGTATTGATCGGTTGATTAATCCGGACAAGAGTCCCGAACGTTTGCAACAACGTTACGAGGGTGGTGAACGGTCGGCAGATCTGGTGTCTGCTTATGCGGGAATGAAAATGGAACAAGTGTATCAAAATCGTCGGCCGGATATGTCGAAGAAAGATGAAGCTTTTAATATCGTGCAGGATTATTTCAACGGGTTGAATGACCGGGAGAGATTAAAAGAGGAAAATCTGTTTATTTATGCTTCTTTCACGGAGAGCCCGATGGATGCTATCGCACAATACATGATTGCAAACCGGGATAAGTTTACCCCGGCGATCAAAGATCGGATTGAGGATCGGATCGCAACGTTGTATAAAATGGAAATCCAAAAGTATATTACGGCACAAGAGCCTTTTGATCAGCAACAGTATGATGCGTTGAAAAAAGGTGTTTTGGATCTGGGGTTAAATAAGGATAATTATTATACCGAAGCGTTTCGTATGATCGAGTGTTACGGAAAAGGGGATTTGAACGCTTTTCTATCATTGTTGGAGAAGGAGTATGGCGAGTTGAATCGTGAATACAAGGCTTCGATGATGTATAATTACGCTCAGTTGTTTACTACCGGAGATGAGGCTGTAAAAGCTCGTGCTGTAAAATTTTTGCGTAGTTTACTCGTGGATATGGATGCGGGAATGCTCATGTTTGTCGCTCAGCAGTTACTGATATTGGAAGGCAAAATACATTAA
- a CDS encoding PKD-like family lipoprotein produces the protein MKKYIIILVCSLLGVVSCYDDDSHVATKLLNDIVIDGLKDTSAISCSTVLDLIPEVSGYSEEELSYAWYIYGGEFEKQTDKGYRTVQIDSVKNLSWAVDVKKGDYTLVFEVTNKESGYAVMEEVKLTVSTAFSRGFYILKETSDGNTDLDIYNEGNKQLMTNVLDGTQGDAMRGKPRNLSVIYEKAHVDPETAASGYTTTVFVGAGERDMACFRTEDLVKIFDRSTLLYGEMSEEEVPYCMATAGAHNFFFSSKGIRGDYAGMFGSEYTTGRLGYPKGNGASSFVQACDGRGLMFWNEQQHRLCYFAGDEVEEIEYMGGEIIWDDVRAIATGWNHLAGENTMWYMFESQNGQRYLVLINPKFEVVEVRRLSSSLHIANADIIAGNGLSSYSIYSVHNNQLYRYSLSEDASEVLLSLPGSIEGQITYLSDIYFGKSFDYIVIGTQAGDNYALYMYEIQGGQPYGEPVHVVKGNGKIKQVRYVSQSITWAMIPNYYAFTDYASMFGMGPDFPY, from the coding sequence ATGAAAAAATATATAATAATTCTAGTCTGTAGCTTGTTGGGGGTCGTATCTTGTTATGATGACGATAGTCATGTGGCCACGAAGTTGCTTAACGATATTGTGATAGATGGACTGAAAGATACATCGGCGATATCATGTAGTACGGTTTTGGATCTGATTCCGGAAGTTAGCGGTTATTCGGAAGAAGAGTTATCCTATGCCTGGTATATTTACGGGGGGGAGTTTGAAAAGCAGACGGACAAAGGATACCGGACGGTTCAGATTGATTCCGTGAAAAATTTGTCTTGGGCGGTAGATGTGAAAAAGGGAGATTACACGTTGGTGTTCGAGGTTACTAATAAAGAAAGTGGCTATGCCGTTATGGAGGAGGTGAAATTAACTGTTTCGACGGCTTTTTCAAGAGGGTTTTATATATTGAAAGAAACTTCTGACGGGAATACTGATTTAGATATATATAACGAGGGAAATAAGCAATTAATGACGAATGTCCTGGACGGGACGCAAGGGGATGCGATGCGAGGAAAGCCGAGAAATTTGAGTGTTATTTACGAGAAAGCTCATGTTGATCCGGAAACGGCAGCGAGCGGGTATACGACTACGGTGTTTGTGGGGGCAGGTGAACGTGATATGGCTTGTTTTCGCACGGAAGATTTGGTGAAAATATTTGATCGTTCGACTTTGTTGTATGGCGAGATGAGCGAGGAAGAAGTTCCTTATTGTATGGCGACGGCTGGTGCTCATAACTTCTTTTTTTCGAGTAAAGGGATTCGAGGAGATTATGCGGGTATGTTTGGTTCCGAATATACGACGGGGAGATTGGGTTATCCAAAAGGAAACGGAGCAAGTTCTTTCGTGCAGGCATGTGATGGTAGAGGCTTGATGTTTTGGAACGAGCAACAACATCGTTTATGTTATTTTGCGGGAGATGAAGTTGAAGAAATCGAGTATATGGGGGGAGAGATTATTTGGGATGATGTGAGGGCGATTGCTACGGGGTGGAATCATTTGGCCGGAGAGAATACAATGTGGTATATGTTTGAAAGTCAGAATGGCCAGCGTTATTTGGTTTTAATTAACCCTAAATTTGAGGTGGTTGAAGTACGCCGTTTATCGTCTTCTTTGCATATTGCCAACGCTGATATTATTGCTGGGAACGGCTTGTCATCTTATTCTATATATTCGGTACATAATAATCAATTATATCGTTATAGTTTGAGTGAGGATGCTTCGGAGGTTTTATTATCTCTTCCGGGTTCAATAGAAGGGCAGATTACTTATTTATCGGATATTTATTTTGGAAAGAGCTTTGATTATATCGTGATAGGAACTCAAGCGGGTGATAATTATGCGTTGTATATGTATGAGATACAGGGAGGGCAACCTTATGGAGAACCGGTTCATGTTGTAAAAGGAAATGGAAAGATAAAGCAAGTTCGTTATGTTTCCCAGTCTATAACATGGGCGATGATACCTAATTATTATGCATTTACGGATTATGCTTCAATGTTTGGGATGGGACCGGATTTTCCATATTAG
- a CDS encoding DUF4843 domain-containing protein has protein sequence MKYINNILIAGALIFGLVACEKDLPEYETTVCQLNFKYRTTDISTEEVTDDMRVGSHSFKLNSGIGVNIDTVWVRVATMGYLSKEDRPFEFEQVMTGEKDAVAGKHYVAFNDVEMQNWYSIPAGQAEALVPIVVKRDPSLETSGDVVLKFTFKENGYFKLGYPEFSVYTIVISDQLTKPTMWATCHLDSYFGAYGAMKHELMIAWTKQAWDDAYIESLFYEYQYSSGTVAWFPKDREYVNYLASWFAERLLKENAERLADPQIGDVYREENNDAVDFTPLD, from the coding sequence ATGAAATATATAAACAATATACTTATTGCCGGAGCGTTGATTTTCGGGTTGGTGGCTTGTGAGAAGGATTTGCCGGAATATGAGACGACGGTTTGTCAGTTAAATTTTAAGTACAGGACTACAGATATTAGTACCGAAGAGGTTACTGATGATATGCGGGTAGGTTCTCATTCTTTTAAATTGAATTCAGGAATTGGGGTAAATATAGATACGGTTTGGGTCAGAGTTGCCACAATGGGATATTTGTCAAAAGAAGATCGGCCCTTTGAGTTCGAGCAGGTTATGACGGGAGAGAAGGATGCCGTGGCGGGAAAGCATTACGTGGCGTTTAATGATGTGGAGATGCAAAATTGGTATTCTATTCCGGCCGGGCAGGCAGAAGCTTTAGTCCCGATTGTTGTAAAGCGTGACCCGTCATTGGAAACGAGTGGTGATGTCGTGTTGAAGTTTACATTTAAAGAAAACGGTTATTTTAAGTTGGGATATCCTGAATTTTCGGTTTACACGATTGTTATTTCGGACCAGTTGACAAAACCGACTATGTGGGCAACCTGTCATCTGGATAGTTATTTCGGGGCTTATGGTGCCATGAAACACGAGCTGATGATAGCATGGACGAAACAAGCGTGGGATGATGCTTATATCGAATCTCTTTTTTATGAATATCAATATAGCAGTGGAACCGTGGCATGGTTTCCTAAAGATCGTGAGTACGTGAATTATTTGGCTTCGTGGTTTGCCGAGAGGTTATTAAAGGAGAATGCCGAACGATTAGCAGATCCGCAAATCGGGGATGTTTATCGGGAGGAGAATAATGATGCTGTGGATTTTACACCATTGGATTAG
- a CDS encoding DNA/RNA non-specific endonuclease gives MKSILHGRLIFGLLFLFLALGSFADGRYIPVYDDGIRVDYKHYCLGFNKEHKQANWVYYELGSANLTGKASRKNDFRVDPKISRWSATPDDYKRSGYDRGHLCPAADMSFNAKAMSETFYMSNMSPQVPMFNRGIWKELEEHVRNRARKEKLYVVTGPIFKSNKGAIGKGKVTVPGYYYKLFYSPSKQQMIAYVLPNEESRRPLNSFAVPVDKVEKMTGIDFFSQLPDDLERVLEADTLSHVSRDGGQASGGSYRPTRNQQIIAVIAVIVIFLVVHFLIKHRGGKKKKKKPTRKPVKKTGMSKKSIKKNYPH, from the coding sequence ATGAAGAGTATATTACACGGGAGGCTGATTTTTGGCCTCCTGTTTCTGTTTCTTGCCTTAGGTAGTTTTGCCGACGGGCGCTATATTCCGGTGTATGATGACGGGATACGGGTGGATTACAAGCATTATTGCTTGGGATTCAACAAGGAGCATAAACAGGCGAACTGGGTGTATTACGAGTTAGGTTCCGCGAACTTGACAGGGAAAGCGAGCCGGAAGAATGATTTCCGGGTAGACCCGAAGATCAGCCGTTGGAGCGCCACGCCTGACGATTACAAGCGGAGTGGTTACGACCGGGGGCATTTGTGTCCTGCGGCGGATATGTCGTTTAATGCGAAGGCGATGAGCGAGACGTTCTACATGTCGAATATGTCTCCCCAAGTGCCGATGTTTAACCGGGGAATCTGGAAAGAGCTGGAGGAACACGTGCGTAACCGGGCCAGGAAGGAGAAACTTTACGTGGTGACAGGTCCGATTTTCAAGAGTAATAAAGGTGCGATTGGCAAGGGAAAGGTGACGGTTCCGGGGTATTACTACAAGTTGTTTTACTCGCCTTCCAAGCAACAGATGATCGCTTACGTGTTGCCTAACGAGGAGAGTCGGCGTCCCTTGAATAGCTTCGCCGTTCCCGTGGATAAGGTGGAGAAGATGACGGGGATTGATTTCTTTTCTCAATTACCCGATGATTTGGAGCGGGTGTTGGAGGCGGACACGCTTTCGCACGTGTCACGGGATGGGGGACAGGCATCGGGAGGTTCGTATCGTCCGACAAGGAATCAACAGATTATAGCGGTTATTGCTGTGATTGTGATCTTCCTCGTTGTACATTTCTTGATAAAACACCGTGGAGGCAAGAAGAAGAAAAAGAAACCGACACGCAAACCGGTAAAGAAAACGGGGATGTCCAAAAAGTCAATTAAAAAAAATTACCCCCACTAA
- a CDS encoding polyprenyl synthetase family protein, with the protein MYTVDELRAIIKEELDKKEYIQEPYSLFEPILYILEDGGKRLRPLLTLMAYNLYREDIEKVLKSAIGIEIFHNYTLLHDDVMDDAELRRGRPTVHKKWNSNVAILSGDAAAITAYQCIEHCEDKYLRRAIDFFNQVAMDVCRGQQYDMLFETRNDVSEEEYIKMIYLKTSVLLAGSLRHGALLADAPEHEYNALYEFGGYLGLAFQLQDDYLDVYGDVAEFGKNIGGDIVANKKTYMLIKALELADPETKEELWGWIERKEFDHEEKIKAVTRIYDRLGIKEIVFAAIDKYLKMSRDILDKIDVPKERKIDFYETLDAIGNRKK; encoded by the coding sequence ATGTATACTGTAGATGAACTTAGAGCGATTATAAAAGAAGAGTTAGATAAGAAAGAGTATATACAGGAACCGTATTCCCTGTTCGAGCCGATTCTGTATATTTTGGAAGATGGGGGAAAACGCTTGAGGCCTCTTTTAACGTTAATGGCTTACAATCTTTACCGGGAAGATATTGAGAAGGTGTTGAAATCCGCTATCGGGATAGAAATATTCCACAATTACACGCTTTTGCATGATGATGTGATGGATGATGCGGAGTTGCGGAGAGGCCGGCCGACCGTTCATAAAAAGTGGAATAGCAACGTGGCAATCTTGAGTGGTGATGCGGCAGCGATCACGGCTTACCAGTGTATCGAGCATTGCGAGGACAAGTATCTGCGTCGAGCGATAGATTTTTTTAACCAGGTAGCGATGGATGTGTGTCGGGGACAGCAGTACGATATGTTGTTCGAGACCCGGAATGATGTTTCGGAGGAAGAATATATTAAGATGATTTATCTGAAGACTTCGGTGTTGCTTGCCGGAAGTTTGCGGCATGGAGCCTTGCTGGCGGATGCTCCGGAGCATGAGTATAACGCTTTGTATGAATTCGGGGGATACTTAGGGCTGGCATTCCAGTTGCAGGATGATTATTTGGACGTGTATGGCGATGTGGCAGAATTCGGGAAGAATATCGGAGGTGATATTGTGGCCAACAAAAAGACTTATATGCTGATCAAGGCGTTGGAACTGGCCGATCCGGAGACGAAAGAAGAGTTGTGGGGATGGATAGAGCGGAAAGAGTTTGACCACGAGGAGAAGATTAAAGCGGTGACCCGGATATACGATCGTTTGGGGATTAAAGAGATCGTTTTTGCGGCGATTGATAAATATTTGAAAATGAGCCGGGATATTTTAGATAAGATTGATGTACCGAAAGAAAGAAAGATCGATTTTTACGAGACGTTGGATGCGATCGGGAATCGGAAAAAATAA
- a CDS encoding S41 family peptidase: protein MNKSNLRALLTPIVLALAIVFGMMLNRFLPDRTQVSASSEMFLPVTGSKLDLIISMIQNSYVDTVDTRQIVENTIPVLLKDLDPHTVYIPAKDMQRANEGIVGNFGGVGIQFYKYLDTVTVVKVVPGGPSEKAGIKDGDRIVRVNDSLVAGVKMSQDKIQELMRGELGTKVELTIARRGEPQLIKKEVVRGSIPVKSVDVAYMLNDTTGYLKTNTFGMHTYAEFMQALVKLKAEGMRKIIIDLRENEGGVLPIAIQMINEFLDADRLILYTQGQAQPRTDYKSNGKGQFKDLRVDVLISEFSASASEIFAGAIQDNDRGLIIGRRSFGKGLVQEQRMLPDGSALRLTVARYYTPSGRSIQKPYNEGKEKYYNDIYNRLVHGEFSQKDSIVFDENLKYQTVGGRTVYGGGGIMPDVFVPADTTGVSRYLSDVTRTQFLYEYTFDFMDRHRPEMTNLEDYKQIQNYLKSFDLVNEMANYAARRGLKRDEKGIKESYQVLRTRIEAYIARHTIDDEGFYPILGQIDNTLQEAIKQ from the coding sequence ATGAATAAGAGTAATTTGAGGGCTTTGTTGACTCCGATCGTGCTGGCTCTGGCCATCGTGTTCGGGATGATGTTGAACCGGTTCCTACCGGATCGGACTCAAGTGTCAGCGTCCTCGGAAATGTTTTTGCCTGTGACGGGGAGTAAGCTGGATTTGATTATCAGTATGATACAGAATTCGTACGTGGATACCGTGGACACGAGGCAGATCGTGGAGAATACAATTCCGGTCTTGTTGAAGGATCTAGACCCGCACACGGTATATATTCCTGCGAAGGATATGCAACGGGCGAACGAGGGGATCGTGGGAAACTTCGGGGGTGTCGGAATCCAGTTTTACAAGTATTTGGACACGGTGACCGTCGTGAAGGTGGTTCCGGGTGGACCTTCGGAGAAAGCTGGGATAAAGGATGGGGACCGGATTGTTCGGGTAAACGATTCTCTGGTTGCCGGGGTGAAAATGAGCCAAGATAAGATTCAGGAGTTGATGAGGGGTGAGCTAGGTACGAAGGTGGAGTTGACGATCGCTAGAAGAGGGGAGCCGCAGTTGATCAAGAAAGAGGTGGTTCGCGGAAGTATCCCGGTGAAGAGCGTGGACGTGGCGTATATGCTGAATGACACGACGGGTTATTTGAAAACGAATACTTTCGGTATGCACACGTATGCCGAGTTCATGCAGGCGTTGGTGAAGTTGAAGGCAGAGGGGATGAGGAAAATTATTATCGATTTGCGGGAGAATGAAGGCGGCGTGTTGCCGATAGCGATACAGATGATTAACGAGTTCTTGGATGCCGACCGTTTGATTCTTTACACGCAGGGACAGGCGCAACCTCGTACGGATTATAAGTCTAACGGCAAAGGGCAATTCAAGGATTTGCGCGTGGATGTGTTGATTAGTGAGTTTAGTGCGTCAGCCAGCGAAATTTTTGCTGGGGCGATACAGGATAATGATCGTGGGTTGATTATTGGGCGTCGTTCGTTTGGTAAAGGATTGGTTCAGGAGCAGCGGATGTTGCCCGACGGTTCAGCCTTGCGTTTGACGGTAGCCCGTTATTATACCCCTTCGGGGCGTTCTATCCAGAAACCTTATAATGAAGGGAAAGAGAAGTATTACAATGATATTTACAATCGTTTAGTTCACGGGGAGTTCTCACAAAAAGATAGTATTGTTTTTGACGAGAATCTGAAATACCAGACCGTGGGCGGGCGTACCGTGTATGGTGGTGGCGGTATCATGCCGGATGTTTTTGTACCGGCGGACACGACCGGGGTTTCCCGTTATTTGAGCGACGTGACGAGAACCCAGTTCTTGTACGAGTACACGTTTGATTTCATGGATCGGCATCGTCCGGAAATGACGAATTTGGAGGATTACAAGCAGATTCAGAATTACCTGAAATCATTTGACCTGGTGAACGAGATGGCGAATTATGCTGCCCGTCGCGGTTTGAAACGGGACGAGAAGGGAATCAAGGAGTCCTACCAGGTTTTACGTACGCGGATCGAGGCGTATATTGCTCGTCACACGATAGATGATGAGGGATTCTACCCGATTCTTGGTCAGATTGATAACACGTTGCAGGAAGCGATTAAACAATAA
- a CDS encoding TlpA family protein disulfide reductase: MKHLTFTLLLIMTCSLAKAQQDDRGYIVKVGEKAPNIELLFPDGTKKQLKDLKGKVIMIQFTASWCGVCRKEMPFIEKDIWLKYKNNPAFALFGIDFKESKETTEKFAKDIKITYPLLLDPEGKAFYTYAAQGAGVTRNIIIDKKGNIAFLTRLYDPKEFEEMVKVIDKLLKEK; encoded by the coding sequence ATGAAACATCTGACATTTACACTATTACTGATCATGACCTGTTCGCTGGCAAAGGCCCAGCAAGACGACAGGGGGTATATCGTGAAAGTAGGCGAGAAAGCCCCGAACATCGAGTTATTGTTTCCCGACGGAACCAAGAAACAACTAAAAGACCTGAAAGGAAAAGTCATCATGATACAATTCACCGCCAGCTGGTGCGGGGTATGCCGCAAGGAAATGCCTTTCATCGAAAAGGACATTTGGCTAAAATACAAGAACAACCCGGCATTCGCACTCTTCGGTATCGACTTCAAGGAGAGCAAAGAAACCACCGAAAAGTTCGCCAAAGACATCAAGATCACCTATCCCCTACTCCTTGACCCGGAAGGCAAAGCATTCTACACCTACGCCGCGCAGGGAGCTGGAGTCACCCGTAACATCATCATCGACAAGAAAGGCAACATCGCCTTCCTCACCCGTCTCTACGACCCGAAAGAATTCGAGGAAATGGTGAAAGTCATCGATAAACTTTTAAAAGAGAAATAA
- a CDS encoding dCMP deaminase family protein, translating to MSKSKQQLLDERYLRMARIWAENSYCERRQVGALIVRGDAIISDGYNGTPSGFENICEDENNKTKPYVLHAEANAITKVAKSNNSSLGATLYVTASPCIECAKLIIQAGIRRVVYSENYRSVDGIELLQKAGIDVAFIELSENQENKD from the coding sequence ATGAGTAAATCGAAGCAACAGTTACTGGATGAGCGTTATTTGAGAATGGCCCGGATATGGGCGGAGAATTCGTATTGCGAACGTCGGCAGGTTGGTGCGTTGATTGTGCGGGGGGATGCCATTATATCCGACGGGTATAACGGGACTCCTTCCGGGTTTGAAAATATCTGCGAGGACGAGAATAACAAAACGAAACCTTACGTGCTGCACGCCGAGGCGAATGCGATCACGAAGGTAGCGAAGTCGAATAACAGTAGTTTGGGGGCAACGTTGTACGTGACAGCCTCTCCTTGCATAGAGTGTGCCAAGTTGATCATACAAGCCGGAATCCGGCGGGTGGTGTATTCTGAAAATTATCGGAGTGTCGACGGGATCGAATTGTTGCAGAAGGCCGGGATTGACGTGGCGTTTATTGAGTTAAGCGAGAATCAGGAAAATAAAGATTAA